CCACCGAACTGTTTCCTGCAAATAAGTTTCGTGTGGCAAAAAAACATATGCATTTCTCCATCGGCATCAGCAAGGAAAAGGCTTAGCTCCATGTTAGCTAATTGCCATCACTAATGCAGTAATGCTCTATACTTTAGATGGCAGGACCTGCTGTCCATACGTGTCGGTCCTCCATGCTAGCAACTTCAGCTAATCTCCAAAAGTTTGTTCAGAAAACATGAGTGTCACAGTATATCAGTTAGGTCTGTCTTAGTACATCAGAAACATGATACTTCCAAAAAGTTAGGCCTGGCTTGTACAAGGTCAACTTAAGCATCTGTCtgagttcagacttcagagcttAGGATACATATAAGACTCAGAAGAGTCAAAACCGATGCTTCTCCCAGATACATATAAGACTGGAAAACAGAGTTCGCATGTCACGGATTCAGTCGTTGAAAGCATCTGTTAGTAACTGAATAACTGAAAAAGGTTCAGAGATGATACTAGCGTAACATTCAGAAGACTGAATAGCTTAGAAAGATAAAAAATCACACATAGCAATGTTCATAATATTCAATAGCTGACAAGAACAAAACTCCAGAGTACAAAGGAGCAATACGATTATCCCACCCCATTACATTTCACGCACATACCACATATAGAACAGGACAAAAGACATGCGAGTGTGCATTTCATTGGCAAACTGATATTGTTCATTTATCAGGTTGCCATCACCAATAGCCTCCTGTGGCCTTGCAGCAGCTGCCGGAGCTGCTCATACCCGCTGCGGTAGTGTTCAATGGAGAAGCACAGCTGCCTGATGGCCTCTCGCTTTCCCTCTGCGCTGTCGGATATCACAAGCTTCTGTTTTTCGACCTCTTCCTCCAGCTCAGAAACTCGCGCACGCACCTCTGATAAGGACTTGCTGGCAGAGTCAGACTCTGCCATCAGCTTGGCATGCTCAAACTGAAGCTGATTCAGGTGATCGTCCACCTGCTTCATCTTTTCATCGCGAGCCATAATATCAGCTAGCAGATTGGCCAACCTATCATCAACTGTGGCTTTCTCAGATGATAATAATTCAAGCTTGCTCCTGAGATCAGCGATATCATGATTGAGCACAGAAATTTGCTTCTCATTATTGAGAGATTCTTCTTCCTTGTCAGCATAAACTTGCAAAAGTTCAGCCGCCACAGAGGACAATTTGTCTTCAAGAGAAGCATTCGCTTCAGATAACTTCAAAAGATCGGAAGTAAGACAGGACTGCTCATGTGAATGTTTCTCCAAAGAATCGGACATAACCTTCTCCAGCTCCTTGATCCGGTCTTGAAGTATTAAGTTCTCTTCCAAGGCTTTCTCTAGCTGGGCCTCCAGGGTCTTGATGGTTTCTGGTAGTGTTGCAACCTCTGTACCTGAAATCTTGAGGGCCCTGCAAAGCTGCTCAAATTCGTTAGCACGTTCCTTGAGGACTTCTTTCTCCTCTGTAACCTTTTCTAATTCTGCTTGTGTATTCCTTGTTACTTCTTGCAGCTTCGCTATTTCAGAAGCTGAATGTTCTAAGCTGTGAGCTGCCTGCTCAAGTTCTTCAATCCGAGACTCGAGCAGCAATTTCTCCTCTGACATTTTTGCTAGGTCACCTTCCATATTCTTGATAACTCCCTGGAGCCTTCTATGCTCATCCTCAAGAGTAGACATATCATGCAAATACTTCTCTGAGACTacttcaagctcatgcttgcaCTTATCAATTTCAAGATCACGATGTGCCAATTCAACCTCAAACTGCTTAGCAGCTGAGGCCATTGCTCCCTTCAGCACTTCGATCTCATGTTTGTGCTCCAACAGCACAGTTTCAAATGCTTCCTTTCCACTGTTGACTTCTGTGGGGATCTTTAAAGCAGATTCTCTTTCTTCAAGGTCTTTCTGAATGTTGTTGGATTCCATATCCGAAGTCTCCAGTTTTTCGTCATGTTCAGCAACTTTTGAGTTGGTACCATAATAATCCTGGCAATGTGCATGCTTTTCCTCCAGAGCATCGAGCTTTCCCCTTGCTTCGTGAAGCTCATCTTCTAGCTCAATGATTTTTTGGCTCAGGGCATACACAATACTTCCATTTTCCTCTTTCGCCTCATCAAGCTCTGAATCAGAAtctgaagatgaagaagaaccTTCACTCCCCTTCTTCGATACATCAGAGCTAACACCAGAGCCAACAGAAACATCAAGGTAATCTGGTCTAGGTTTTTGCTTCTGCTGTGGCATATTTTCTTGCATGTCAGATTCTGGATATGAGGAAGACAATGTCTCAGAATCTGATTCAGAGACACCAAAAGAGCCATGTGATTGCAGAGATGATGGGATATATTTGCGCAATTCTCCAATCACATTGTCATATCGCGCAGAAAGAGCACGATACATGTGATGGAAGTTCTCCACATGAGTGACAAGCAAAGGTCGTTGCTGGTTAAACACCTCAGCCTTTTCTGCAGAGAATTCTCCTCCAATAAGCTCCAGCATCTCTTTCACTTGCTTCTCCATTTCTGTTAATTTAAAAGAACACTTATATTCAGAAAACAACCTGGCATGCCTAGTTAGAGTGAATACTAAGTATTAAAATCAAAATGACTGAGTCGCTATGAATCACATTGTATAGCAAAGAATAACAAGTCAGTTGTTTAGCGAGCATAAAAGATCATAATCCTTACCTTCTACATTCTCGGAGAGCCACTTAGAGTTTTGAGGACTGATATGGCTATCCCACCACCATGAGTGGGATTTTCCTGACTGCGCCTTTCGCGTTCTCTTCATCTTCAACAAAATATATGAAAATCTTCTTTAAGATGTCTGGATCAAAATGAGATTCAAAATGAACAACAGTGAGTAGTTAAATGGGAGAGCATGATACATGGAACATGACTAGCCTTGTTAGGAAAACAGCAAGCATGGGATAAACAGGATCTCGTGTGCAAATCTATAAGATATATAAGATGAATAAATCTTTCCAACATTCATAATAGTGTAGTccatgaaaaaaaggaaaacaataaGCAGTAACCTTTTGAAAGTGCAGAAATGCATAAACTGCTGACATAACAAGTTATGGTATGAATTCCAGTTCCCAATAGTAACTAAAGCATACCTGAATaagaaaaaattaaatatatgcCTGCCCTACAGAACATGGCAATTATTAATAACTCGTCTGAGAAAAGCAGCCTAATAATAGAAAAAGGGATGGCAAGGAGCAGGACTAGAGTTCAGATGCAAAATGCCAGGGACCAGAAAAATGGCAGGTATAGCAGGTACCAAGAAGAGGCAAGGAATCATTTCATTATGATCTTATCAGCATCACTGTAATGAAGCTCAGGACAAGCAACAAACTGCTATCAAATAGTAACATATATGGAGTGAATGACAATgaccctttttttttctaaaggcAACATACTACTTCAAGAAGACATCTGAAAAGGAAAGGACATGCGTATTCTAATTTTAGGGGAAACATACATTTCAGATTAGAAATATTAACACAAAGATAGCACCAATTATTAAAAAGTAAAAACACGCACACAAGATAGCATCAGTGAAAAATGAAATTTCTGCTTTCGTGATCTGGCTTCTCAAGATAAAATTGGTAAATATACCTATATATTGCACATTTAGAAAACTGATGGTGATGAAGTTGATCAGACCTTGTAACAACCAATTATTTACGAGATGAAATGGCTAGAACATGGTTATAATAAGTTCAACTGCAAAAGATGCAGCAACTACAGATCTGTTCCTATTAGGTAGGCCAGGGAACTGGATTAAATGAACTAGGAACAGAACTGAAGCACAGACAATAAGAATGGA
The nucleotide sequence above comes from Panicum virgatum strain AP13 chromosome 3K, P.virgatum_v5, whole genome shotgun sequence. Encoded proteins:
- the LOC120697549 gene encoding protein NETWORKED 4B-like, with protein sequence MKRTRKAQSGKSHSWWWDSHISPQNSKWLSENVEEMEKQVKEMLELIGGEFSAEKAEVFNQQRPLLVTHVENFHHMYRALSARYDNVIGELRKYIPSSLQSHGSFGVSESDSETLSSSYPESDMQENMPQQKQKPRPDYLDVSVGSGVSSDVSKKGSEGSSSSSDSDSELDEAKEENGSIVYALSQKIIELEDELHEARGKLDALEEKHAHCQDYYGTNSKVAEHDEKLETSDMESNNIQKDLEERESALKIPTEVNSGKEAFETVLLEHKHEIEVLKGAMASAAKQFEVELAHRDLEIDKCKHELEVVSEKYLHDMSTLEDEHRRLQGVIKNMEGDLAKMSEEKLLLESRIEELEQAAHSLEHSASEIAKLQEVTRNTQAELEKVTEEKEVLKERANEFEQLCRALKISGTEVATLPETIKTLEAQLEKALEENLILQDRIKELEKVMSDSLEKHSHEQSCLTSDLLKLSEANASLEDKLSSVAAELLQVYADKEEESLNNEKQISVLNHDIADLRSKLELLSSEKATVDDRLANLLADIMARDEKMKQVDDHLNQLQFEHAKLMAESDSASKSLSEVRARVSELEEEVEKQKLVISDSAEGKREAIRQLCFSIEHYRSGYEQLRQLLQGHRRLLVMAT